TTGCGCAATGGTTCTCCGCACAGTCCCGGATTCCCTGAATATGAAGTAGCATTGAAACTCTGCAACTGAGTGCTTGAGGGAATTTTTCCAGACAAATTGTTGTTCGTCAAATCCAAAACGCTGAGAAAAGATATTTCGGACATGCTTTCCGGGATTTCACCAGACAGATTATTTATGGACAAACCGAGTGAACCCAAGGATTTCGATTGGCCAATCTCCCTAATTATGCTTCCCCTCAACATGTTTCTTGAAAGATTCAGATTAATCAACCCTTCCAAACTTGCTAATTCTCGAGGGATTTCTCCACTTAATTGGTTGCATGACAAGTCAATACTCTTTAACATTCCAAGGGTGTTGCCATATACTCTTTCAAAACCTTTCCATACAACTAGCAAATGATCattgaaactaaatataaagTTGCCATCGTCGGTGATACCAAAACTCCCCTCCCATAAATAAGTCATTGCTTCAGAACTTGCAACACTTGCCATGACAGTCAACTTGTTGAGGCACGAAGGAATGACTCCTGATGTATTGTTGAGAGAAAGATCCAATACTTGAAGAAACAGTAGGCGACATAGAGTTGAAGGTATGTTGCCATGAAACTCATTTGATCTTAGACGAAGAACAATCAACCCATCGAGTCTTTCTCCTATCCATGGTTGAATGATTCCAGTCAATTTGTTTTCTCCCAAATCTAGAAGTCCTAATTGAGTACAATTTTCCAAGGAGTGTGAGGTGCATTGCAGCCGAGAGAA
The Gossypium raimondii isolate GPD5lz chromosome 8, ASM2569854v1, whole genome shotgun sequence DNA segment above includes these coding regions:
- the LOC105792352 gene encoding receptor-like protein EIX2, yielding MASVASSEAMTYLWEGSFGITDDGNFIFSFNDHLLVVWKGFERVYGNTLGMLKSIDLSCNQLSGEIPRELASLEGLINLNLSRNMLRGSIIREIGQSKSLGSLGLSINNLSGEIPESMSEISFLSVLDLTNNNLSGKIPSSTQLQSFNATSYSGNPGLCGEPLRKCPEDEPPKVPNNGGIERSSEGFWGIFGSLVINRSWRHKYFQLVSKLTDWMRLTMALMMVKLQRKLRLKE